The DNA segment TCTTCAGGAACTCGAGCACATACTCGACGTTCGCGCACTTTTCATTGAAGTCGAGCGAGTAGAACCAGGCCTTGCAGCCCCGTTTGGCTTGAGCTTCCGTGGCAACTCGGTCAACCGCCAGCACCCGTTCGACGTCCCAGGCGAGATCGTCGCCGTTGAGTTTGATCTTCAGATGCGTCAAACCGTTCGCCGCGATCCAGTCGCCGAGCGTGACCGGCAGCCCGTCGCGGAGCGGCGTCTTGACGTCGGCCGGAGTAAGAGGATCGAGGGCGCCGACGAGGTGATACAGCGGCAGCTTCGCCTGCGGCTCGCGCAGGGTGTAGCGGTCGAGGTACTCTCCCTTGAACTGCTCGTCGAGATAGTGCGACAGGTCGTTCGCCATGAACTCGGGCGTCAGCGTGTTGAACGAGTTGCGGCCCAGCACCTTGCCGAAACCGTCGTGCAGCGCGGCGTCGAGCGGGCTGGCCGCGACCAGCTGCGCCAGCGGCGGCACTGGCTCAGGCAGTTTGTGTTCGCGGGCGATCACCTTGCCGAGATGGTAGTACTCGGCCGAGATCAGAAAGATCATGTCGATCGGATGGGCGTACTCGTCGAGGCTTTCCGCGAGGCCGATGACCCGTTCCGCGAAATCGCACATCGCCTTCTCGGCCTGGTCTGGTGAGACTTTGTCCGAGGGCCAGGCCCAGACCGGAGCGACCGGCATGCTTCCCAGACCTGTCGCCTTTTTTCGGTCCCGCGTTTCCACGGTGACCTGCACGTTGATGATCTTGTGCTTGTCCATGACGCGTCCGCCGAACTTGAGCGGCACGCGAAACGGATGCTCTTCGTATGTGATGAGTGTGTCTTTGACCCGGACGTCGGTCGACCTGTTCATAAATCCAAAGGGTGCGGACAGCGGAGGGATGGGAAAGTCACGACGCAATCAGGCGCGTACGCCTGTGTCTGGGATTCTAGGACTGTGCGGTTTTTCAATGCAACCTTTTCTGACGGGACTTTCGTCGGGAAAAGGGATTACGTTCGTCGACAGATGCTTTCTGCGAGGGCGAGGGCTTTGAGCTGGCCGCGGGCTTTGTTCATCGTTTCCTGATATTCGCTGGCTGGAACGCTGTCGGCGACGACCCCGGCCCCGACCTGAACGTAGGCTTTTCCCTGCATCATCACGATCGTCCGCAGCGCGATGCAGGTATCCATGTTGCCGGTGAAGTCCAGGTAACCGACAGCCCCCCCGTAGGGACCGCGGCGGTGCTTTTCGAACTGATCGATGATTTCCATCGCCCGGACTTTGGGAGCGCCGGAAACTGTTCCAGCCGGCAAACCGGCTCGCAGCGCGGCCAAAGCCGACAATCCTTTGCGGAGTTTGCCGAACACATTCGAGGTGATGTGCATGACGTGGCTGTAGCGTTCGACCACCATCACATCGTTGAGCGTGACCGAGCCGTATTCGGCGATCCGGCCGACATCGTTCCGGGCGAGGTCGACCAGCATCACATGCTCGGCGCGTTCTTTGGGGTCGGCCAACAGGTCGGCGGCAAGCGCCTGATCTTCTTCTGCATTCGCTCCGCGGGGCCGCGTTCCAGCCAGGGGACGAATCGTCGTGACGCCATGCTCGACCCGAACCATGATCTCCGGCGAGCTGCCGACGAGCGTACACTTCGGGGTCTGCAGCAGAAACATGAACGGGCTGGGATTCACCACGCGGAGGGCGCGATAGACGTCCATCGGCTGGGCGATGGTGTCAACTTCCAGCCGCTGACTGAGGACGACCTGAAAGATGTCGCCGGCGCGAATGTATTCCTGACAGGCTCTCACAGCGTTTTCGTATTCGGCCTGGCTGCAGTCGGAAGTCCATTCGGGGAGATCCTTGAGCTTCAGATCGACGTCGGGCATCGACAGGCCGGATTCGCGGTCATGCAACCGCTGACAAAGAACGTCGATGCGGGCACAGGCCTTTTCATACTCGGCCTGCGGATTGGGGACGTCGGTCCGGGCGTGAACCACGACGAGCGTCGTCTTGCGGATGTGATCGAAGATGATCATCGCGTCGTAGAGCGCGAACGACATGTCGGCCAGGTGTCGATCATCCTCCGGGGGTTTGGGAAGCCGCTCGGTGTAGCGGACCACGTCGTAGCCGGCGTATCCGACCGCGCC comes from the Planctomicrobium piriforme genome and includes:
- the trpE gene encoding anthranilate synthase component I — its product is MHHPSFTEFQSLATEASLVPVYRMLYSDTLTPVSAFCKAGWQNDAFLFESVVGGERVGRYSFLGGDPFLRIEAYGQELVITRRGKEERRTVEDPLNELEHLLQQYRAVQLPELPLFVGGAVGYAGYDVVRYTERLPKPPEDDRHLADMSFALYDAMIIFDHIRKTTLVVVHARTDVPNPQAEYEKACARIDVLCQRLHDRESGLSMPDVDLKLKDLPEWTSDCSQAEYENAVRACQEYIRAGDIFQVVLSQRLEVDTIAQPMDVYRALRVVNPSPFMFLLQTPKCTLVGSSPEIMVRVEHGVTTIRPLAGTRPRGANAEEDQALAADLLADPKERAEHVMLVDLARNDVGRIAEYGSVTLNDVMVVERYSHVMHITSNVFGKLRKGLSALAALRAGLPAGTVSGAPKVRAMEIIDQFEKHRRGPYGGAVGYLDFTGNMDTCIALRTIVMMQGKAYVQVGAGVVADSVPASEYQETMNKARGQLKALALAESICRRT
- a CDS encoding enolase C-terminal domain-like protein: MNRSTDVRVKDTLITYEEHPFRVPLKFGGRVMDKHKIINVQVTVETRDRKKATGLGSMPVAPVWAWPSDKVSPDQAEKAMCDFAERVIGLAESLDEYAHPIDMIFLISAEYYHLGKVIAREHKLPEPVPPLAQLVAASPLDAALHDGFGKVLGRNSFNTLTPEFMANDLSHYLDEQFKGEYLDRYTLREPQAKLPLYHLVGALDPLTPADVKTPLRDGLPVTLGDWIAANGLTHLKIKLNGDDLAWDVERVLAVDRVATEAQAKRGCKAWFYSLDFNEKCANVEYVLEFLKKIQASAPQAYDRVQYIEQPTHRDLKAHPDNKMHKAAALKPVVIDESLVDYESLLLARDLGYSGVALKACKGQTEALFAAAAAQKFGMFLCVQDLTCPGRSFLHSASLAAHIPGVAAIEGNARQFCPAANKIWAREVPEMFEITDGTVQTGVLNGPGLGF